A stretch of Myxococcus hansupus DNA encodes these proteins:
- a CDS encoding ABC transporter permease has protein sequence MTTLDTLRQDLRYTLRALKKSPGFAVVAVLALALGIGANSAVFSVVNGVLLTPPPYAEPDRLAHLGGNMAALDLLNISVSVPEYQDLRSRPHVFESVAAYHPASATLTGGETPQRLGAAVATASFFSTLGVKPALGRGFTEEEEVPGRHHVVVLTDTAWRVHFARDPNVLGRDLQLSGESHTVVGVLPPGVAYPSWAEVYLPFAPTDEQREERRRGARFLSVLARLKPGVTLDGVRQDLARVTRDLEADHPERYRKVGWSFSVLSLEEEVVGGVRGTLWLLLGAVGFVLLVACSSVANLLLARAAARGREVSIRAALGAGRGRLAAQFLTESLVLSVAGGVLGLLLALWGTDALLALVGDALPRASEVRLDARPLLFTAGVSLLTGLLFGLGPAVQGSRADLRAAMHEGARGSDGRGSGRLRGGLVVGQVALALVLLVGAGLLSKSFLALRSVDAGFTPEGVLTGNLALPESAYPDAARKQAFQRELLARLESLPGVESAGFTTLLPLGGRSDQSFEIEGRPKEPDAQWPAVEFRAVSAGYLRALKATLRQGQLPEGVEGPESPWQVVINKTFANTYWPQGDALGQRLKPHGATAQWTTVVGIIDDVREWGLDTPSRPTAYYSVAQYPSAYLGLAVRAKRGDPEALRPSIEAELRAVDASLPLFGVAPLTSIVDGSIASRQLAALLMGLFAGTALLLAALGIAGVIGYSVTQRTREMGIRMALGATRTSVLTLVLKQGLRLTGLGVAVGLALSLGLARLLDAMLYGVAAYDVWTFAGVAALLSTVALVATWLPARRATRVDPIIALRAE, from the coding sequence ATGACGACCCTGGACACGTTGCGGCAGGACCTCCGCTACACGCTGCGCGCGTTGAAGAAGAGCCCGGGCTTCGCCGTGGTCGCGGTGCTGGCGCTGGCGCTGGGGATTGGCGCGAACAGCGCGGTCTTCAGCGTGGTGAACGGCGTGCTGCTCACGCCGCCCCCGTATGCCGAGCCCGACCGGTTGGCGCACCTGGGCGGGAACATGGCGGCGCTGGACCTGCTGAACATCTCCGTGTCCGTGCCGGAGTACCAGGACCTGCGCTCGCGGCCTCACGTCTTCGAGTCGGTGGCGGCCTACCACCCGGCCAGCGCGACGTTGACGGGAGGGGAGACGCCCCAGCGACTGGGCGCGGCCGTGGCCACGGCGTCCTTCTTCTCCACGCTGGGGGTGAAGCCCGCGCTGGGACGCGGCTTCACCGAGGAGGAGGAGGTTCCGGGCCGTCATCACGTGGTGGTGCTCACCGACACGGCGTGGCGCGTGCACTTCGCCAGGGATCCGAACGTGCTGGGCCGTGACCTTCAGCTCAGTGGTGAATCCCATACGGTGGTGGGCGTGTTGCCGCCGGGCGTGGCCTATCCCTCCTGGGCGGAGGTGTACCTGCCCTTTGCGCCCACCGACGAGCAGCGCGAGGAGCGCCGCCGCGGCGCCCGGTTCTTGTCGGTGCTCGCGCGGCTGAAGCCCGGGGTGACGTTGGACGGTGTGCGGCAGGACCTGGCGCGCGTGACGCGGGACCTGGAAGCAGACCACCCGGAGCGCTACCGGAAGGTGGGGTGGTCCTTCTCGGTGCTGTCGCTGGAGGAGGAGGTCGTCGGCGGTGTGCGAGGCACCCTGTGGCTGCTGCTGGGCGCGGTGGGGTTCGTGCTGCTGGTGGCGTGCAGCAGCGTGGCCAACCTGCTGCTGGCGCGGGCGGCGGCGCGGGGGCGCGAGGTCTCCATTCGCGCCGCGTTGGGCGCAGGCCGTGGCCGGCTGGCGGCCCAGTTCCTCACCGAGAGCCTGGTGTTGTCCGTGGCGGGCGGCGTGTTGGGCCTCTTGCTGGCGCTGTGGGGCACGGACGCGTTGCTGGCCCTGGTGGGGGACGCCCTGCCGCGTGCGAGTGAGGTGCGGCTGGATGCGCGTCCGCTGCTGTTCACCGCCGGGGTGAGCCTGCTGACGGGCCTGCTCTTCGGCCTGGGGCCGGCGGTGCAGGGCAGCCGGGCCGACTTGCGCGCCGCGATGCACGAGGGCGCGCGAGGCTCGGACGGGCGCGGCTCCGGCAGGCTGCGCGGGGGACTGGTGGTGGGCCAGGTCGCCCTGGCGCTGGTGCTGCTGGTGGGCGCGGGCCTCTTGTCGAAGAGCTTCCTCGCGCTGCGCTCGGTGGACGCGGGCTTCACGCCGGAAGGTGTCCTGACTGGCAACCTGGCCCTGCCCGAGTCGGCCTATCCCGACGCGGCGCGGAAGCAGGCCTTCCAGCGCGAGCTGCTGGCGCGTCTCGAGTCCCTGCCGGGGGTGGAGTCCGCGGGCTTCACCACGCTGCTGCCGCTGGGCGGCCGGTCGGACCAGAGCTTTGAAATCGAAGGCCGCCCGAAAGAGCCCGACGCGCAGTGGCCCGCGGTGGAGTTTCGCGCCGTCAGCGCCGGTTACCTGCGCGCGCTGAAGGCCACCTTGCGCCAGGGCCAGCTCCCGGAAGGCGTGGAGGGACCGGAGTCCCCCTGGCAGGTGGTCATCAACAAGACCTTCGCGAACACGTATTGGCCTCAAGGGGACGCGCTGGGCCAGCGGCTGAAGCCGCACGGAGCGACGGCGCAGTGGACCACGGTGGTGGGCATCATCGATGACGTGCGCGAGTGGGGGCTGGACACGCCGTCGCGTCCCACCGCGTATTACTCGGTGGCGCAGTATCCCTCCGCGTACCTGGGGTTGGCGGTGCGCGCGAAGCGCGGGGACCCGGAGGCGCTGCGTCCCAGCATCGAGGCGGAGCTGCGCGCGGTGGACGCGAGCCTGCCGTTGTTCGGCGTGGCGCCGCTGACGTCCATCGTGGATGGGTCCATCGCCTCGCGTCAGTTGGCGGCGCTGCTGATGGGGTTGTTCGCGGGCACGGCGCTGCTGCTGGCGGCGCTCGGCATCGCGGGCGTCATCGGTTACTCGGTCACGCAGCGCACGCGGGAGATGGGCATCCGCATGGCGCTGGGGGCCACGCGCACGAGCGTGCTGACGCTGGTGTTGAAGCAGGGCCTTCGGCTGACGGGACTGGGCGTGGCGGTGGGCCTGGCCTTGTCGCTGGGCCTCGCACGGCTCCTGGACGCAATGCTGTACGGGGTGGCGGCGTATGACGTGTGGACCTTCGCGGGCGTGGCGGCGCTGCTGAGCACGGTGGCGCTGGTGGCCACGTGGCTGCCAGCTCGCAGGGCCACACGCGTGGACCCCATCATCGCGTTGCGCGCGGAGTAG
- a CDS encoding ABC transporter ATP-binding protein, whose protein sequence is MMTNETKTDASPESSAVHGGVGAEPGKPLIHLDGLTKVFETEDVETHALSNIHLNVHKGEWVAIVGPSGSGKSTLLAVLGLLDTATRGAYLLDGRSVLDLSAADRALVRNRHIGFIFQSFNLIGDLTVFENVELPLTYRGMPAAERKQRVERALEKVGMAHRARHMPGQLSGGQQQRVAVARAVAGDPLILLADEPTGNLDSKNGEAVMQLLTELHKAGATICMVTHDPAHARVATRTVSLFDGRIVQDEQRR, encoded by the coding sequence ATGATGACGAACGAGACGAAGACAGACGCTTCCCCCGAGAGCTCGGCGGTGCATGGCGGCGTGGGTGCGGAGCCGGGCAAGCCGCTCATCCATCTGGACGGGCTGACCAAGGTCTTCGAGACCGAGGACGTGGAGACGCACGCGCTCTCCAACATCCACCTCAACGTGCACAAGGGCGAGTGGGTGGCGATTGTCGGCCCCTCGGGCTCCGGCAAGTCCACGTTGCTCGCGGTGCTGGGCCTCCTGGACACGGCGACGCGCGGGGCCTACCTGCTGGACGGCCGCAGCGTATTGGACCTGTCCGCGGCGGACCGGGCCTTGGTTCGCAACCGGCACATCGGCTTCATCTTCCAGAGCTTCAACCTCATCGGCGACCTGACGGTGTTCGAGAACGTGGAGCTGCCGCTCACGTACCGGGGCATGCCCGCCGCCGAGCGCAAGCAGCGGGTGGAGCGCGCGCTGGAGAAGGTGGGCATGGCGCACCGCGCGCGGCACATGCCGGGGCAGCTCTCCGGCGGTCAGCAGCAGCGCGTGGCGGTGGCGCGCGCCGTGGCGGGAGACCCCCTCATCCTCCTGGCGGACGAGCCCACCGGTAACCTCGACTCGAAGAACGGCGAGGCGGTGATGCAGCTCCTGACCGAGCTGCACAAGGCCGGGGCCACCATCTGCATGGTGACGCACGACCCCGCGCACGCGCGCGTCGCCACGCGCACGGTGAGCCTCTTCGACGGCCGCATCGTCCAGGACGAGCAGCGCCGCTGA
- a CDS encoding ABC transporter ATP-binding protein: protein MTSPLISLRNVEKSYPLAGGRAWVLRRIDLDIQPGEFVTLMGPSGAGKSTLLSILGMLDVDWTGEYLLDGQAVHAMKPKARGELSRSTIGFVFQQYHLLDNLTVAENLEVPLSYRDLKRGEREALVGDMLDRFQLVGKKDLFPSQLSGGQQQLVGIARALIASPKVLLADEPTGNLHSQQAKHIMEVFQRLNQEGTTIIQVTHSDANAAYGHRVIQLTDGWLQKA, encoded by the coding sequence ATGACATCACCGCTCATCTCCCTGAGGAACGTCGAGAAGTCCTACCCCCTGGCGGGAGGCCGGGCCTGGGTGCTGCGCCGCATCGACCTGGACATCCAGCCGGGCGAGTTCGTCACGCTCATGGGCCCCTCCGGCGCGGGCAAGTCCACGCTGCTGTCCATCCTGGGCATGCTGGACGTGGACTGGACGGGCGAGTACCTGCTGGACGGTCAGGCCGTCCACGCCATGAAGCCCAAGGCGCGCGGCGAGCTCTCCCGAAGCACCATCGGCTTCGTGTTCCAGCAGTACCACCTGTTGGACAACCTGACGGTGGCGGAGAACCTGGAGGTGCCGCTGTCCTACCGCGACCTCAAGCGCGGCGAGCGCGAAGCCCTGGTGGGCGACATGCTGGACCGCTTCCAGCTCGTGGGGAAGAAGGACCTGTTCCCCTCGCAGCTCTCTGGCGGGCAGCAGCAGCTCGTGGGCATCGCCCGGGCGCTCATCGCCAGCCCCAAGGTGCTGCTGGCGGACGAGCCCACGGGCAACCTCCACTCGCAGCAGGCGAAGCACATCATGGAGGTCTTCCAGCGGCTCAACCAGGAGGGCACCACCATCATCCAGGTGACGCACTCGGACGCCAACGCCGCCTACGGCCACCGCGTCATCCAGCTCACGGACGGCTGGTTGCAGAAAGCGTGA
- a CDS encoding ABC transporter permease: MDPLLQDVRYALRSLRKSPGFAVVAVLALALGIGANSAVFSVVSGVLLTPPPLSEPDRLVDLSNTFAKAGRKGLTSSVAEYRDYRELPRVFASVAAFTDGDMTLTGLDTPQHLRVVEATASFLPTLGVTPALGRGFTEDEETPGQHQVVVLSHAMWRTHFSEDPGVLGRTLQLDGEPYTVVGVLPRGVVFPADSDLYRPFAPSPELASEEKRETRFLEVLARLKPGVTLEAARKDLARVSLALAEAHPKYGLAERSIGMDSLEDTLVGEVRGPLWLLLGAVGFVLLVACSSVANLLLARAAARGREVSIRAALGAGRGRLLAQFLTESLVLSVAGGVLGLLLALWGTDALLALVGDGLPRAAEVRLDGRSLLFTTGVSLLAGLLFGMAPALQASRADLGAAMREGARGTAGGRSSRVRSALVVAQVALALVLLVGAGLIGKSLVALLSVDTGFTPEGLLTGQFSLPDTAYAEPERKVAFQRELLRRLQGVPGVESVGLTNALPLGRSITFGFAIDGRTREPGEVWPAVQFRTVSADYHRTLRVRLREGRLLEATDGPQAPWAVVINKTFADTYWPQGDALGQRLKLNRPDAEWTTVVGIVEDVREWALDRPTPPMAYYAVDQLPNSGLALVVRARAGNPESLRPGIEAELRAVDRNVPLHGVAPMVRLVDASIGFRRLSALLMGLFAGTALLLAALGISGVIGYSVAQRTREMGIRMALGATRTSVLALVLKQGLRLTGLGVAVGLALSLALARFLDAMLYGVAAYDAGTFAGVAAVLALVALVATWLPARRATRVDPIIALRAD, encoded by the coding sequence ATGGACCCCCTCCTGCAGGATGTCCGCTACGCCCTGCGCTCGCTGCGCAAGAGCCCGGGCTTCGCCGTGGTCGCGGTGCTCGCGCTGGCGCTGGGGATTGGCGCCAACAGCGCCGTCTTCAGCGTGGTGAGTGGGGTGCTCCTCACGCCACCGCCGCTGTCCGAGCCGGACCGGCTGGTGGACCTGTCGAACACCTTCGCGAAGGCGGGCCGCAAGGGCCTCACCTCGTCGGTGGCGGAGTACCGCGACTACCGCGAGCTGCCGCGCGTCTTCGCGTCCGTGGCGGCCTTCACGGACGGGGACATGACGCTCACCGGCCTGGACACGCCGCAGCACCTGCGCGTCGTGGAGGCCACCGCGTCCTTCCTGCCGACGCTGGGCGTGACACCGGCGCTGGGCCGTGGCTTCACCGAGGACGAGGAGACGCCCGGACAGCACCAGGTGGTGGTGCTCTCGCACGCGATGTGGCGGACCCACTTCTCCGAGGACCCGGGCGTGCTCGGGCGCACGCTCCAACTCGACGGCGAGCCCTACACGGTGGTGGGCGTGCTGCCCCGGGGCGTGGTGTTCCCGGCGGACTCCGACCTCTACCGGCCCTTCGCGCCCTCGCCGGAGCTGGCCTCCGAGGAGAAGCGGGAGACGCGCTTCCTGGAGGTGCTCGCGCGCTTGAAGCCCGGGGTGACGTTGGAGGCGGCGCGAAAGGACCTGGCGCGCGTGTCGTTGGCGCTGGCGGAGGCGCATCCCAAGTACGGGCTGGCGGAGCGCTCCATCGGCATGGACTCGCTGGAGGACACGTTGGTGGGCGAGGTGCGCGGCCCCTTGTGGCTGTTGCTGGGCGCGGTGGGCTTCGTGCTGCTGGTGGCGTGCAGCAGCGTGGCCAACCTGCTGCTGGCGCGGGCTGCGGCGCGGGGGCGCGAGGTCTCCATTCGCGCCGCGTTGGGCGCGGGCCGTGGCCGGCTGCTCGCGCAGTTCCTCACCGAGAGCCTGGTGCTCTCCGTGGCGGGCGGCGTGCTGGGGCTCTTGCTGGCGCTGTGGGGGACGGACGCGCTGCTGGCCCTGGTGGGCGACGGGCTGCCGCGCGCGGCCGAGGTCCGGCTGGACGGGCGCTCGCTGCTCTTCACCACGGGGGTGAGCCTGCTGGCGGGCCTGCTCTTCGGCATGGCACCGGCGCTCCAGGCGAGCCGCGCGGACCTGGGCGCGGCGATGCGCGAGGGGGCGCGAGGAACGGCGGGGGGCAGGTCGAGCCGGGTGCGCTCGGCGCTGGTGGTGGCGCAGGTGGCGCTGGCGTTGGTGTTGCTGGTGGGCGCGGGGTTGATTGGCAAGAGCCTGGTCGCGTTGCTGTCGGTGGACACCGGCTTCACGCCGGAGGGACTGCTCACCGGCCAGTTCTCGCTCCCGGACACGGCCTATGCCGAGCCGGAGCGGAAGGTGGCGTTCCAGCGGGAGTTGCTGCGGCGGCTCCAAGGCGTTCCGGGAGTGGAGTCCGTGGGGCTCACCAACGCGCTGCCCCTGGGGCGCTCCATCACCTTCGGCTTCGCCATCGACGGCCGGACGCGGGAGCCCGGTGAGGTGTGGCCCGCGGTGCAGTTCCGCACCGTCAGCGCGGACTACCACCGGACGTTGCGCGTGCGGCTGCGGGAGGGCCGCCTGCTGGAGGCGACGGATGGGCCCCAGGCGCCCTGGGCGGTGGTCATCAACAAGACCTTCGCGGACACGTACTGGCCCCAGGGCGACGCGCTGGGGCAGCGGCTGAAGCTCAACCGCCCCGACGCGGAGTGGACCACGGTGGTGGGCATCGTGGAGGACGTGCGCGAGTGGGCGTTGGACCGGCCCACGCCGCCCATGGCGTACTACGCCGTCGACCAGCTCCCCAACAGCGGCCTGGCGCTCGTGGTTCGCGCCCGGGCTGGCAATCCGGAGTCACTGCGTCCCGGCATCGAGGCGGAGCTGCGCGCCGTGGACCGGAACGTGCCGCTCCACGGTGTGGCGCCCATGGTCCGGCTGGTGGATGCGTCCATCGGGTTCCGGCGGCTGTCGGCGCTGCTGATGGGGCTGTTCGCGGGGACGGCGCTGCTGCTGGCGGCGCTCGGCATCTCCGGCGTCATCGGTTACTCGGTGGCGCAGCGCACGCGGGAGATGGGCATCCGCATGGCGCTGGGGGCCACGCGCACGAGCGTGCTGGCGCTGGTGCTGAAGCAGGGCCTGCGGCTGACGGGCCTGGGCGTGGCCGTGGGCCTGGCCCTATCGCTGGCCTTGGCGCGGTTTCTGGATGCAATGCTTTACGGGGTGGCCGCGTATGACGCGGGGACCTTCGCGGGCGTGGCGGCGGTGCTGGCCCTGGTCGCCCTGGTGGCCACGTGGCTGCCAGCACGCAGGGCCACCCGTGTGGACCCCATCATCGCCCTGCGGGCGGACTGA
- a CDS encoding sigma-54-dependent transcriptional regulator — protein MSEPALSLPNPPGAVARPPCVLIADDQADVLEALRLLLKRDGLTVVTAQSPAGALATLEAEDVDLVLMDLNYARDTTSGQEGIDLLGRIRAQDASLPVVVMTAWGSVEGAVEAMRAGARDYVQKPWDNTRLLATLRTQLELRRALKRSRRLEEENQRLRQGQGGLPSMVSESRAMVPVRRLIERVAPSGANVLVTGEHGTGKEVVARLLHAASTRSERAFVAVNSGGLSEGVFESELFGHVKGAFTDAKADRIGCFELADGGTLFLDEIGNMPLSQQAKLLRVLQTGELHPVGSSKTRRVDVRVVSATNVDLAKAVSEGRFREDLLYRLNTVEVQLPSLRERREDIPLLAAHFLAEQGRRYGRPGVRLSPEALEALLTYSWPGNVRELEHAVERAMLMSSGDEVTQEDLLLKRAGREGMARLEEMTLEEVERYLIERALARHEGNVSEAAKGLGLSRSALYRRLQYYGIKGAR, from the coding sequence GTGTCCGAACCCGCCCTGTCCCTCCCGAATCCCCCCGGCGCCGTCGCGCGCCCTCCCTGTGTCCTCATCGCCGATGACCAGGCCGATGTCCTGGAAGCCCTGCGGCTGCTCCTCAAGCGGGACGGCCTCACCGTCGTCACCGCGCAGTCGCCCGCGGGCGCGCTCGCCACGCTCGAGGCCGAGGACGTGGACCTGGTCTTGATGGACCTGAACTACGCGCGTGACACAACGTCCGGGCAGGAGGGCATCGACCTGCTCGGCCGCATCCGTGCCCAGGACGCCTCCTTGCCCGTGGTGGTGATGACGGCGTGGGGCAGCGTGGAGGGCGCGGTGGAGGCCATGCGCGCCGGTGCCCGCGACTACGTGCAGAAGCCCTGGGACAACACGCGCCTGCTGGCGACGCTGCGCACCCAGTTGGAGCTGCGCCGCGCGCTGAAGCGCAGCCGCCGGCTGGAGGAGGAGAACCAGCGCCTGCGCCAGGGCCAAGGAGGCCTGCCCTCCATGGTGTCCGAGTCCCGCGCCATGGTGCCGGTGCGGCGCCTCATCGAGCGCGTCGCGCCGTCGGGCGCCAACGTGCTGGTGACGGGCGAACACGGCACGGGCAAGGAGGTGGTGGCGCGGCTGCTCCACGCGGCCTCCACGCGTTCGGAGCGGGCCTTCGTCGCGGTGAACTCGGGTGGCCTGTCCGAGGGCGTCTTCGAGAGCGAGCTCTTCGGCCACGTGAAGGGCGCCTTCACCGACGCCAAGGCGGACCGCATCGGTTGCTTCGAGCTGGCGGACGGCGGCACGCTGTTCCTGGATGAGATTGGCAACATGCCGCTGTCGCAGCAGGCGAAGCTGCTGCGGGTGCTCCAGACGGGCGAGCTGCACCCCGTGGGCTCGTCGAAGACGCGCCGGGTGGACGTGCGCGTGGTGAGCGCCACCAACGTGGACCTGGCGAAAGCGGTGTCGGAAGGGCGCTTCCGGGAGGACCTGCTCTACCGCCTGAACACGGTGGAGGTGCAGTTGCCGTCCCTGCGCGAGCGGCGCGAGGACATCCCGCTGCTCGCCGCGCACTTCCTGGCCGAACAGGGCCGCCGCTACGGCAGGCCCGGCGTCCGGCTGTCCCCGGAGGCGCTGGAGGCCCTGCTGACCTATTCGTGGCCGGGCAACGTGCGCGAGCTGGAGCACGCGGTGGAGCGCGCGATGCTGATGTCCTCGGGGGATGAGGTGACGCAGGAGGACCTGCTGCTCAAGCGCGCCGGACGGGAAGGCATGGCGCGGCTGGAGGAGATGACGCTGGAAGAGGTGGAGCGCTACCTTATCGAGCGCGCGCTGGCGCGGCACGAAGGCAACGTGAGCGAGGCGGCCAAGGGCCTGGGCCTGTCCCGCAGTGCGCTGTACCGGCGGCTCCAGTACTACGGCATCAAGGGCGCTCGGTGA
- a CDS encoding sensor histidine kinase has translation MKERRPPPPHDLQVLGLAWLAGLPGSVAALVLVWLGDFSTKVQWTLTSLVVGTFLGVGLLVRERVMRPLHAVANLLSALREGDYSVRGRGARAGDALGEVLLEVNALGDTLREQRLGALEADALLEQVMEEIDVGVLAFDVAGTLRLVNRAGERLLGLSRLQLMGKGAGALGLLDLLEGPVPRRLTRTFAEEGGPYELRRGSFRQGGLPHQLVVLADLRLALREQEREAWRRLVRVLSHEINNSLAPIGSIAEALRDTLLLQPRPSDWEDDAKSGLGIVARRSQSLARFMSAYANLAKLPPPTLGQVEVDAWVRRVAALEKRRSVGVRAGPGLVVRADSDQLEQLLINLVRNAVDAVLSEPGTPGEVWVSWAVLSPGAVEVWVEDEGPGMTDSGNLFVPFFTTKPQGSGIGLALSRQIAEAHGGSLRLENRPEGKGCRARLKLPQGA, from the coding sequence GTGAAAGAGCGGCGGCCGCCACCACCGCATGACTTGCAGGTGCTGGGGCTCGCGTGGCTCGCGGGCCTGCCGGGCTCGGTGGCCGCGCTCGTGCTGGTGTGGCTGGGGGACTTCTCCACCAAGGTGCAGTGGACGCTGACCTCGCTGGTGGTGGGCACCTTCCTGGGCGTGGGTCTGCTGGTGCGCGAACGGGTGATGCGGCCGTTGCACGCGGTGGCGAATCTATTGTCCGCGCTGCGGGAAGGGGACTACTCCGTGCGAGGCCGGGGCGCGCGCGCGGGCGACGCCCTGGGCGAGGTGCTGCTGGAGGTGAACGCGCTGGGCGACACCTTGCGCGAGCAGCGGCTGGGCGCGCTGGAGGCGGACGCGCTCCTGGAACAGGTGATGGAGGAGATTGACGTCGGGGTGCTCGCCTTCGATGTGGCGGGCACGCTGCGCCTGGTGAACCGCGCGGGTGAGCGGCTCCTGGGGCTGTCCCGCTTGCAGTTGATGGGCAAGGGCGCCGGAGCCCTGGGCCTGTTGGACCTGCTGGAAGGCCCCGTGCCCCGGCGGTTGACGCGCACCTTCGCGGAGGAGGGCGGGCCCTACGAGCTGCGGCGCGGCAGCTTCCGGCAAGGCGGGCTGCCCCACCAACTGGTGGTGCTCGCGGACCTGCGGCTGGCGCTGCGCGAGCAGGAGCGCGAGGCCTGGCGACGGCTGGTGCGGGTGCTGAGCCACGAAATCAACAACTCGCTGGCGCCCATCGGCTCCATCGCGGAGGCGCTGCGGGACACGCTGCTGCTCCAGCCGCGCCCGTCCGACTGGGAAGACGACGCGAAGAGCGGCCTGGGCATCGTCGCGCGGCGCTCCCAGTCCCTGGCGCGCTTCATGTCCGCGTACGCGAACCTGGCGAAGCTGCCGCCGCCCACGCTAGGCCAGGTGGAGGTGGACGCCTGGGTGCGCCGGGTGGCCGCGCTGGAGAAGCGCCGGAGCGTGGGCGTGCGCGCGGGGCCCGGGCTGGTGGTGCGCGCCGACTCGGACCAGTTGGAGCAACTGCTCATCAACCTGGTGCGCAACGCCGTGGATGCGGTGCTGTCGGAGCCGGGGACCCCGGGCGAGGTCTGGGTGTCCTGGGCCGTGTTGTCACCCGGCGCGGTGGAGGTCTGGGTGGAGGACGAAGGCCCGGGGATGACGGACTCCGGCAACCTCTTCGTCCCCTTCTTCACCACCAAGCCGCAAGGCAGCGGCATTGGCCTGGCGCTCAGCCGTCAAATCGCCGAGGCCCACGGAGGCAGCCTCCGTCTGGAGAACCGCCCCGAGGGCAAGGGCTGCCGCGCGCGCCTCAAGCTGCCACAAGGCGCATGA